One Elaeis guineensis isolate ETL-2024a chromosome 10, EG11, whole genome shotgun sequence genomic window carries:
- the LOC140852246 gene encoding cysteine-rich receptor-like protein kinase 43, whose translation MTMRPRRFLESLVRPWLHREDKVGKEEENLEAIAAQEQKLFEYDTLVAATHNFHPKQKLGEGGFGPVFKGQLEDGREVAVKRLRRGSTQGGKEFTNEAMLLSWVHHKNVVNLYGYCAHADDKLLVYEYVPNESLDKLLFSPRGGDDPEVGRKGAELMDWKRRYEVMLGVARGLLYLHEGAHTPIIHRDIKASNILLDKRWAPKIADFGMTRLFPEDRTRVASTNGYMAPEYVMHGSLSTKADVFSFGVLVLEIISGQQNSSFTPNPEAESLLEWAWKLYKKGQSLEMMDPALRSTAVREQVAMCVHIGLLCTQSDPALRPDMKRVVVILSKMPSTLEEPIRPGIPGTRYRMRAYGPQGSNYAMCESSSSTINASTSIANKEAVTSTTTTNASTQMPPLYQDQHSIQH comes from the exons ATGACGATGAGACCTCGGAGATTTCTGGAGAGCCTCGTCAGGCCCTGGTTGCATCGTGAAGACAAAG TGGGGAAAGAGGAGGAGAACTTGGAGGCGATCGCCGCGCAGGAGCAGAAGCTGTTCGAGTACGACACGCTGGTGGCCGCCACCCATAATTTCCACCCCAAGCAGAAGCTCGGGGAGGGCGGATTCGGGCCGGTTTTCAAG GGACAATTGGAGGACGGGCGGGAGGTGGCGGTGAAGAGGCTGAGGAGGGGGTCGACTCAGGGGGGGAAGGAGTTCACGAACGAGGCGATGCTGCTCTCGTGGGTGCACCATAAGAACGTCGTCAACCTCTACGGCTACTGCGCCCACGCCGACGACAAGCTCCTGGTCTACGAGTACGTCCCCAACGAGAGCCTCGACAAGCTCCTCTTCTCTCCTC GAGGAGGAGATGATCCGGAGGTTGGCCGGAAAGGGGCAGAGCTTATGGACTGGAAGCGGCGGTACGAGGTGATGTTGGGGGTGGCGCGGGGGCTGCTGTACCTGCACGAGGGCGCGCACACTCCCATCATCCACCGGGACATCAAGGCCAGCAACATCCTTCTCGACAAGCGGTGGGCTCCCAAGATCGCCGACTTCGGCATGACCCGCCTCTTCCCGGAGGACCGCACCCGCGTCGCCAGCACCAACGGCTACATGGCCCCCGAGTACGTCATGCATGGCTCCCTCTCCACCAAGGCCGACGTCTTCAGCTTCGGTGTCCTCGTCCTCGAGATCATCTCCGGCCAGCAGAATTCCTCCTTCACCCCCAACCCCGAAGCTGAGAGCCTCCTCGAATGG GCTTGGAAGCTCTACAAGAAGGGGCAGAGTCTGGAGATGATGGATCCTGCCCTGAGATCCACGGCAGTTCGAGAGCAAGTTGCAATGTGTGTGCACATAGGACTCCTTTGCACTCAGTCTGACCCCGCGCTGAGGCCAGACATGAAGCGGGTGGTGGTGATTCTGTCCAAAATGCCAAGCACATTAGAGGAGCCCATCAGGCCTGGCATCCCTGGGACCAGATACCGGATGAGAGCTTATGGACCCCAAGGTTCCAACTACGCCATGTGTGAGTCCTCATCAAGCACGATCAATGCCTCCACTTCCATAGCAAATAAGGAGGCTGTCACCTCGACTACCACCACCAATGCAAGCACCCAGATGCCACCTTTATATCAAGATCAACACTCTATCCAACACTAG